The genomic segment CGCGGATACGTCTCATTCGTAATTTTTAGGTACGGATAGGACTTATCATCTTTTAACATGATGTTGTATTTCGGATCATGTTTTTTAATCAGCGTCATCTCGAGGAGTAACGCTTCGAGTTCGCTCCCTGTGATGATGTATTCAAAATCACGGATGTCCGCGACAAGTCGTTCTGTTTTCAAATCATGTGCTCCTGTAAAATAGGACCGGACCCGATTCTTTAGATTTTTGGCTTTTCCGACATAAATGACTTCTCCAAATTCATTTTTATGCAAATAACAACCTGGTTCGTCAGGTAAGAGGGATAGTTTCGCCTTGATATGTTCTTGATGGCTCACAAAAATGTCTCCTTCCACCGTTTTTAGTTTTGCCTTATGGGGTAAACAACTTACAACGATTATGACACATGGAGGATAAAATATGCGTACATATGATTGCATTATAATTGGAACAGGCTCTGCTGGGAATCAAGCAGCTTATAAATTCGTCGAGAAAGGACTTCGCGTCGCGATAATCGAAAATTTCACTCCAGGTGGAACATGCGCTCAACGTGGATGTGATGCAAAAAAAATTCTTTTGACTGGCAGTGAAACGAAAGATGCTGTCGAGAGATTGCTCGGTTATGGTCTTAAAGGACTCATCTCCATCGATTGGCGTCAATTAATGGAACGAAAAAATGAATATACACGTGCCATCCCGGAACAAACACGTGCGCGTTATGACGAAATCGGAATCGACTATTTCCACGGTGAACCCCGATTCCTCTCGAAGGAACGGATCGTAGTCGATGACACTGAACTCGAAGCGAAACACTTTTTGATTGCCACTGGCTTACGACCACGCGAATTGTCGATTCCAGGAAGCGAACGCTTCTTGACAAGCAATGAATTTTTAGAATTACGAGATGTCCCGCGGCGCCTTGTCTGCATCGGCGGCGGATATATTTCATTCGAGTTCGCTCACCTCGCCCGCATCGCCGGGGCAGAAGTCACGATCGTGTTACGGTCTCGTCCTTTAAAACAGTTTGAACAGGAACTTGTCGAAGTGTTGCTCGAAGCGACCCAAGCACTTGGGATTAAAATCGTGCATAGTGCAGAAGCTGTCTCCTATCACGGGACGACGCTTCAACTATCAAATGATACAACGGTCGAAACCGATGTCGTCTTAAATGCTACCGGTCGTGTCGCGAGCGTCGACCAGCTCGACCTTGAAAAAGCAGGTGTCGAATACGAAGAAAAAGGCATCCATGTCAATGAATACCTCCAGTCGTCTACTTCAAACATTTTTGCTGCAGGTGATGTCGCGCTCAGTGGCAATCCCGCCTTAACCCCGTTCGCAGGAACCGAAGGGAGTCTTGCGGCACATAATATGATTGAAGGACCTTCTCGAAAACTGGAGTTATTACCGGTTCCGAGCGTCGTCTTTACTGCACCGAACGTCACGCAAGTCGGACAAACGGAAGCGGCTTTAAAAAAAGCTGACATATCTTATCGCGGTCACTTGATCGATACCTCTTCCTGGCAGACGAATGTCCGCATCAAAGATCCCTTCGCGCGTGCTAAAGTACTGATTGGTGACGATGATCAAATTCTCGGCGCTCATTTCATCGGGGTTCACGCCGCTGAACTTGCGAACTATTTTTCATTCGCGATGCAACACCGGATCCCAAGTTCCGCCTTGCAACAAACGAGTTTCGCTTATCCGACACCCGCTTCCGATATTTCTTCGTTACTCGTTGATTAAATTTTTGTTAGGAGGTTCCGATGATTCGTTACGGCTATACGATTCTTTATATTGATGACCCAAAACAGACATTGCTGTTTTATCATGAATTATTAGGTCTACCAATCAAAGCGCAGCATGGAAGCTATGTTGAATTTGACACGGGCACGACGACACTCGCCTTTAATACGAAAGAGGATGTACGAACGCTGATTGCGTACGACATCCCGGACAAGACCGGACCGCAGTCACTCGAAATCGGATTCGTTACTGATGATGTTAAGGGCGTATACGAACGAATCATCGCAGCAGGATTCCTTTCAATCCTCGCTCCAACGGTTAAACCGTGGGGACAAACCGTCGCTTATGTACTTGACCCGGACGGTCACCTCGTCGAGCTCTGTTCACCGATGTCTTGACAATGCGCCGTTAGACAATCGTCAGCGACATCTTTCGGCGGGATCGTCCCACTCGTTTAAACGAACGACCAAAAGAGTGCCTCCGTAGTTCAGGAGGCACTCTTTTTGCGGCGTATGGACAAACACTTATGAAGCTACAGCAAAGCTGCAGGGTCGCGACAGCTTGCAATCTAAAGCGTCTGTAAGCAGGAGTTTCCTTCACGGTATGACCTAAAAAGCGTCACGTTTCGTTGACTCCTACGGGAAAAAGTGCGTTTTCAACGCACGTTCAGAGGCAGGCAAGACCCTGCTCGTTGTCCGTGAGGACCAAGGAGCAACGGCTTGCGCCTCGCCCGAGGAAAGCAACGAAAAAAGACGCTGGATCTTCCAATATCACGTTGTTTACAGTCTGAAAAAAGAGTGCCTCCGTATTTCAGGAGGCACTCTCTTTTTTATGAAACATTCAACGAATTAGTTTGATTCAACGAATTCTTTTAATGCATCTTTCGGCATGAAGCC from the Exiguobacterium oxidotolerans JCM 12280 genome contains:
- a CDS encoding VOC family protein yields the protein MIRYGYTILYIDDPKQTLLFYHELLGLPIKAQHGSYVEFDTGTTTLAFNTKEDVRTLIAYDIPDKTGPQSLEIGFVTDDVKGVYERIIAAGFLSILAPTVKPWGQTVAYVLDPDGHLVELCSPMS
- a CDS encoding dihydrolipoyl dehydrogenase family protein, coding for MRTYDCIIIGTGSAGNQAAYKFVEKGLRVAIIENFTPGGTCAQRGCDAKKILLTGSETKDAVERLLGYGLKGLISIDWRQLMERKNEYTRAIPEQTRARYDEIGIDYFHGEPRFLSKERIVVDDTELEAKHFLIATGLRPRELSIPGSERFLTSNEFLELRDVPRRLVCIGGGYISFEFAHLARIAGAEVTIVLRSRPLKQFEQELVEVLLEATQALGIKIVHSAEAVSYHGTTLQLSNDTTVETDVVLNATGRVASVDQLDLEKAGVEYEEKGIHVNEYLQSSTSNIFAAGDVALSGNPALTPFAGTEGSLAAHNMIEGPSRKLELLPVPSVVFTAPNVTQVGQTEAALKKADISYRGHLIDTSSWQTNVRIKDPFARAKVLIGDDDQILGAHFIGVHAAELANYFSFAMQHRIPSSALQQTSFAYPTPASDISSLLVD